The Humulus lupulus chromosome 3, drHumLupu1.1, whole genome shotgun sequence genome window below encodes:
- the LOC133824551 gene encoding uncharacterized protein LOC133824551, whose translation MEISKELYPSQDDLLYEEELLRNPFSLKLWWRYLIARADAPFKKRFIIYERALKALPGSYKLWYAYLRERLELVRNLPITHSHYETLNNTFERALVTMHKMPRIWIMYLQTLTDQKLLTRTRRTFDRALCALPVTQHDRIWEPYLVFVSQRGIPIETSLRVYRRYLKYDPSHIEDFIEFLINSCLWQEGSERLASVLNDDQFYSIKGKTRHRLWLELCDLLTKHATEVSGLNVDAIIRGGIRKFTDEVGRLWTSLAEYYIRRNLHEKARDIFEEGMTTVVTVRDFSVIFDSYAQFEESMLAHKMEVMDLSDDEGEEEGGVEENGDEEDEDVRLDLNLSVAEFEKKMLNGFWLHDDKDIDLRLARLDHLMDRRPELANSVLLRQNPHNVEQWHRRVKLFEGNPTKQILTYTEAVRTVDPMKAVGKPHTLWIAFAKLYENHNDIVNARVIFDKAVQVNYKTVDNLASIWCEWAEMELKHKNFKGALELMRRATAEPSVEVKRKVAADGSEPVQMKLHKSLRLWTFYVDLEESLGTLESTREVYERILDLRIATPQIIINYAFLLEENKYFEDAFKVYERGVKIFKYPHVKDIWVTYLTKFVKRYGRTKLERARELFEHAIETTPADVVKPLYLQYAKLEEEYGLAKRAMKVYDQATKAVPNSEKFSMYELYINRAAEIFGVPKTREIYEQAIESGLPDKDVKKMCSKYAELEKSLGEIDRARAIFVFASQFSDPRSDMDFWQEWNNFEVQHGNEDTFREMLRIKRSVSASYSQTHFILPEYLMQKDQTVDLDEAKDKLKQAGVPEDEMAALERQLAPAANDTIAKDGSRKVGFVSAGVQSQTDEGLKVTANHEDIELPEENDSDEDNEIVEIKQKDVPDAVFGDLAHKRKEIEDDAQNKDDESRLGALERIKRLKKAA comes from the exons ATGGAGATCTCTAAAGAGCTTTATCCCTCCCAAGATGACCTTCTCTACGAAGAAGAGCTTCTGCGAAACCCCTTCAGCCTCAAGCTCTGGTGGCGATACCTAATTGCTCGTGCCGACGCCCCATTCAAGAAGCGCTTTATCATTTACGAGCGCGCCCTCAAAGCCCTTCCCGGAAGCTACAAACTTTGGTACGCTTATCTCCGAGAACGGCTCGAGTTGGTCCGTAACCTACCCATCACTCACTCCCACTACGAGACCTTAAACAATACCTTCGAGCGAGCCCTCGTCACCATGCACAAAATGCCCAGAATTTGGATCATGTACCTCCAGACTTTGACGGACCAGAAATTGCTCACTCGTACCCGCCGCACCTTCGATAGAGCACTCTGCGCTTTACCCGTCACCCAGCACGACCGCATTTGGGAGCCCTATCTCGTTTTTGTGAGCCAGAGGGGTATCCCAATTGAGACTTCGCTTCGCGTTTATCGAAGGTACTTAAAGTACGACCCTAGTCATATTGAAGATTTCATTGAATTCTTGATTAATTCTTGTCTTTGGCAAGAAGGATCTGAGAGGTTAGCTTCGGTGCTGAATGATGACCAGTTTTACTCAATAAAGGGAAAAACTAGACACAGGCTTTGGTTGGAGTTGTGTGATTTGCTCACTAAGCACGCTACGGAGGTTTCTGGGTTGAATGTGGACGCAATTATAAGGGGTGGGATTAGGAAGTTTACTGATGAGGTGGGTCGCCTTTGGACCTCTCTTGCAGAGTATTACATTAGGAGAAATTTACATGAGAAAgctagagatatatttgaggaggGTATGACGACTGTGGTTACTGTTAGAGATTTTAGTGTAATTTTTGATTCTTATGCCCAATTTGAAGAGAGTATGCTGGCTCATAAGATGGAAGTTATGGATTTGAGCGACGACGAAGGAGAGGAAGAAGGTGGTGTAGAAGAGAATGGCGACGAAGAGGATGAAGATGTGCGGTTGGATTTAAATTTGTCTGTGGCTGAATTTGAGAAGAAGATGCTTAATGGTTTTTGGCTACACGATGATAAGGATATAGATTTAAGGTTAGCTAGATTAGATCATCTCATGGATAGAAGACCCGAATTAGCTAATAGTGTTCTTTTACGGCAAAATCCGCATAATGTGGAGCAGTGGCATCGGAGGGTGAAGCTGTTTGAGGGTAATCCTACAAAACAGATCCTTACTTACACTGAGGCGGTGAGGACGGTTGATCCCATGAAAGCAGTGGGGAAACCTCATACGTTGTGGATTGCTTTTGCCAAGCTGTATGAGAACCATAATGATATTGTAAATGCAAGAGTGATTTTTGACAAAGCAGTGCAGGTGAACTACAAGACCGTGGATAATCTAGCTAGTATTTGGTGTGAGTGGGCAGAAATGGAATTGAAACATAAAAATTTTAAAGGAGCACTGGAGCTTATGAGGCGTGCTACAGCAGAGCCATCAGTGGAGGTTAAACGAAAAG TGGCTGCTGATGGAAGTGAACCAGTTCAAATGAAGCTGCATAAGTCTTTGAGACTATGGACTTTTTATGTTGATTTGGAGGAGAGCCTTGGCACTTTGGAGTCCACTCGAGAAGTTTATGAAAGGATACTGGATTTAAGAATAGCCACACCACAAATTATAATTAACTATGCATTTCTGTTGGAA GAAAATAAATACTTTGAAGATGCATTTAAGGTATATGAAAGAGGAGTAAAGATATTCAAGTATCCACATGTCAAAGATATATGGGTGACTTATCTAactaagtttgtgaagagataTGGACGGACAAAATTGGAACGTGCAAGAGAGCTATTTGAACATGCTATTGAAACG ACCCCTGCTGATGTAGTGAAACCTCTGTATCTTCAATATGCCAAACTGGAGGAGGAATATGGTCTGGCAAAGCGAGCTATGAAGGTCTATGACCAAGCTACTAAGGCTGTTCCAAACAGTGAAAAATTTAGCATGTATGAGCTCTACATTAACCGTGCAGCTGAGATCTTTGGTGTCCCCAAAACTAGGGAAATATACGAACAAGCAATAGAATCTGGTCTTCCAGATAAAGATGTGAAGAAAATGTGTTCAAAGTATGCCGAGCTTGAGAAGAGCTTGGGAGAAATTGACCGTGCTCGTGCAATATTTGTCTTTGCATCGCAGTTTTCAGATCCACGATCAGATATGGATTTCTGGCAAGAATGGAATAATTTTGAAGTGCAACATGGTAACGAAGATACCTTTAGAGAAATGCTCCGTATTAAACGAAGTGTGTCTGCAAGTTACAGCCAG ACGCACTTTATTCTGCCAGAGTATTTGATGCAGAAGGATCAAACTGTGGACCTTGATGAGGCAAAAGACAAATTGAAACAGGCAGGGGTCCCTGAAGATGAAATGGCTGCTCTAGAGAGGCAGTTAGCTCCTGCAGCAAACGATACTATTGCCAAAGATGGCAGTAGGAAAGTGGGATTCGTGAGTGCCGGAGTGCAATCACAAACTGATGAAGGGTTGAAAGTTACAGCAAATCATGAAGATATTGAGCTACCAGAAGAGAATGACTCTGATGAAGACAATGAAATTGTTGAAATTAAGCAAAAAGATGTGCCGGATGCTGTTTTTGGAGACTTGGCTCACAAGAGAAAAGAAATTGAAGATGATGCTCAGAACAAGGATGATGAAAGCCGTCTTGGTGCCCTCGAGAGAATAAAGAGACTAAAAAAGGCGGCCTGA